The nucleotide window GCCAGCAGCAACAGCGCCATGGTCCGGTTGAACCGGCCCATGGCCACGGCGGAGCGGCAGAACCTGGCAGCACCGAGGCCCAGGTAAGCCCAGATGCTCATGCAGGGAATAGAGATCGCAAAGAACGCCAGGGACAGCCACAGGACCCGCACCGTGCGGTCGGCTTCGGCGCCGGCAAACACGCTGACCACCGCCAGCGCCATCATCCAGGTCTTCGGGTTTACCAGCTGCAGGCCGGCCGCCCCGACCAGGCCGAGCCTCGGACCGTCAACGGGTTGGTCAGGATCGATGGCCTGGGCCGGCGCGCTGAAGATCTGCCAGGCCATCCAGCTCAGCCAGGCGATGCCGGCCCAGGACAGCGCCGTTTGCATCGTCGCGTGGCGGGCCAGTACGTCCCCCAGCCCCGTGCCGACCAGCAACACCAGCAACGCCGCCGCGGCACACGCCCCGAGGATGATCGGGACGGTGGTCGGCAGGCCGAAGCGCGAACTGTGGCTCAACACCAGGATATTGGTCGGGCCCGGGGTGATGGAGGCGACAAACGCGAACAAGGCAAACGGCAGTAACTGGTCCATGGAACACCTTCTCGGTGAAGAATCGTGACCCGATCCTCCTCCATGGAACGATGCTCAGTCTGGAACAATTGAGCAGCGCTTGCGGTAGTCCGCCGGGCTCAGGCGATAGGCGCGCTGGAACCAGCGGCCCAGGTGACTCTGGTCGGCAAACCCGAGCTGTGCCGCCACGGCCACGGCGCTCTCGCCGCGGGCCAGCAAACGCCGCGCCCGGGCCAGTCGCAACTGGATCAGATAAGCGTGGGGCGCCAGGCCGAAGGCAGCCTTGAACGCACGGGTCAGGCGGAAGCGATCGACACCAGTGACCCGTGCCAGATCGTCCAGACCAATGTCTTCGTTCAAATGACTATGCAGGTAATCCCGGGCCCGTTGCGCAACCAACGGCAGGCGTGGATCGGGATTGATCCGAGCTCTCCAGTGCAAGTGCTGGGTCAGGTTGGCCAACAGGCTGTCGAGCGCCGTCTGGCGGACGATGCGGATTTCCTGGTCGTGCAGGCTCTGGAACGCCAGGGCCGTCGCGTTCGCCAAGCGTGCATCGTCAGCCAGAGTGGCAGCGAACCCCAGCTGCGCGTTGTCTGGCGCCACGTCGAACAGCGAGCGCAACTCTCGCTCCAGCCAGTGGGGTTCGAGGTACAGGGTGCGATAGGTGAAACCGCCGACCTGGGGCGCATGTCCATCGTGGAGTTCACCGGGCTCCAGCAGGAAGACCTTGCCCGGCGTGCTGTTGTGCTGTTGGCGGCGGCAATGAAATTGTTGCACGCCCTCCTCGGTCACGCCGACCAGGTACGCGTCATGCCAATGGGGATCGTAGGCATGCCCTTCAAAATGCGCGCGCACGGTCTCGATACCGGACGAGGCGTCCTGCTTGAGATCGATCCAGTTGCGCGAGGTCATGGATTGCCCTGTCTGATTTATCCGCTTGGGCAGGTTGACTGCTCAGGGTGAGGACTGTCTGGAAGATTTGTGCAGCAAAATTCTGCAGGTCCTTCACAGATCCTTGTGGGAGCGAGCCTGCTCGCGATAGCGGCCTATCAGTCGACCCCGCAGTGACGGATAGAACGCTATCGCGAGCAGGCTCGCTCCCACACTGGACACCGGAGTTCCCCAACCGATCAAGGATCAGGAACAAGCGCCGGCAACACCGCCTCCAGCGCCAATCGCGCCAGTTCGGCGTCCTGCTCGGACTTGACTCCGGACACGCCGATGGCACCGATGCACTGGCCGTCGTGGCGAATGCTCACACCGCCTTCGAGCATGCCGTGCAGATGGGGCGCACTGAGAAAGGCATAGCGACCTTCGTTGATCATGTCTTCGAAAAACTTGCTGTCACGCCGGCTCATGGCAGCGGTGCGGGCTTTTTCGGTGGCGATGTAGGACGACAACGGCGAGGCACCGTCCAGCCGCAACAGACCAAGCGGATGGCCGCCATCGTCCACCACACAGACCGACACGGCCCATTGACGCTGATGCGCCAGCTCCTTGGCTGCCACCAGCAGCTGTGCGACGTCTTGTTCGGTAAGGACTGCCTTGGTTTTCATGAATCACTCCGATGTGCCACGCAAGAATCCGTGTCGCAGTATGTCCTTGACGACAGTTCGAGCCAACCCGCTCGAAATCCTGCTCGTCGGATGACGGCGTCAATGGATCCATTAAAAATTAAATACCACTCAATTCATCGATAATCCGTTGACAACAAAACTAGTTAAGAGACTTAATGGATCCATAGAAAAACAAAATCAGCCTGGAGAACCCGTCATGTACCCCAAAAATGCCTGGTACGTTGCCTGCACCCCCGATGAAATCGCCGAGAAGCCGCTGGGCCGCCAGATCTGCGGCGAGAAAATGGTTTTCTACCGTGGGCATGAAGGCAAGGTCGCTGCCGTCGAGGACTTCTGCCCCCACCGTGGCGCCCCGCTCTCCTTGGGCTACGTCGAAAACGGCAACCTGGTGTGTGGCTATCACGGCCTGGTGATGGGCTGTGACGGCAAGACGGTGGAGATGCCCGGCCAACGGGTGCGCGGCTTTCCCTGCAACAAGACCTTTGCCGTACAGGAACGCCATGGGTTCATCTGGGTCTGGCCCGGCGACCAGGCGTTGGCCGACCCGGCACTGATCCATCCTCTGGAATGGGCGGAAAACGAAGAGTGGGCCTATGGCGGCGGCCTGTTCCATATCCAGTGCGACTACCGCCTGATGATCGACAACCTGATGGACCTGACCCACGAAACCTACGTGCATGCCTCGAGCATCGGCCAGAAGGAGATCGACGAGGCACCGCCGGTGACCACGGTCGAAGGCGACGAGGTCGTCACCGCCCGGCACATGGAAAACATCATGGCCCCGCCCTTCTGGCGCATGGCCCTGCGTGGCAACAACCTGGCCGACGACGTGCCGGTGGACCGCTGGCAGATCTGCCGCTTCACCCCGCCCAGCCATGTCATGATCGAAGTCGGCGTGGCCCATGCCGGCAACGGTGGCTATCACGCCGCGCCGCAGTTCAAGGCATCGAGCATCGTGGTGGATTTCATTACGCCGGAAACCGAGACGTCCATCTGGTATTTCTGGGGCATGGCCCGGCATTTCCAGCCGAAGGACGAAGCCTTGACCGCGAACATTCGCGAAGGCCAGGGCAAGATTTTCAGCGAAGACCTGGAAATGCTCGAACGCCAGCAGCGCAACCTGCTGGACCATCCGCAACGCAACCTGCTCAAGCTGAACATCGATGCCGGTGGAGTGCAGTCACGCCGGGTGCTGGAGCGTTGGATTGCCCGTGAGCGCGAAGCCCAGGCGGGATTGATTGCCAGCACCCATCAGCCACAACCCGTGGAGCAACGGTCATGATCGAGGTTCAGGTCGCGGCGCGGCACAACGAAGCCCTGGACATCTGCAGCTACGAGCTGACCCCTGTCGACGGCCAGCCGTTGCCGGCGTTCACGGCCGGTGCCCATATCGATGTGCATTTGCCGGGTGGCGTGATTCGTCAGTATTCGTTGTGCAACCACCCCGAGGAACGGCATCGTTACCTCATCGGCGTGCTCAAGGATCCGGCCTCGCGGGGCGGTTCAAGCAGCCTGCATGAGCAGATCCTGCCCGGCGCGCGGTTGTTCATCAGCGAACCACGCAATCTGTTTCCCCTCGCCGCCCAAGCCCGACGCCATTTGCTGTTTGCCGGAGGCATCGGCATCACGCCGATCCTGGCCATGGCCGAGCACCTGGCGCAGACCGGCGCGGCGTTCGAATTGCATTATTGCGCCCGGTCCCTGGAGCGGGCCGCCTTCGTCGAGCGCCTGCGCCAGGCCCCGTATGCCGACCGGGTGTTCCTGCACTTCGATGAAGCGCCCGAAACCGCACTGGATGCCGCCCGGGTGCTGGCGGCGCCCAGCGAAGACGTGCACCTCTATGTGTGCGGCCCCGGCGGGTTCATGCAGCATGTGCTGGACACCGCCAGGGCCCAAGGGTGGCAGGACACCTGCCTGCACCGCGAATACTTCGCCGCCGCCCCCACCGACACCCGCGCCGACGGCAGCTTTACCGTGAAGCTGGCCAGCAGCGGCCAGGTGTTCGAAATCCCCAAGGACCGCAGCGTCGTACAGGTGCTGGAAAGCCACGGCATCGAGATTCCGATCTCCTGCGAACAAGGCGTCTGCGGCACCTGCCTGACCCGCGTGCTGGAAGGCGTGCCGGAACATCGCGACATGTTCCTGACCGAAGCCGAGCAGGCTTGCAACGATCAGTTCACGCCGTGCTGTTCCAGGTCGAAGACGCCGTTGTTGGTGTTGGACCTCTAGTCTCCAGGCAACACAGCGCCCTGTGGGAGCGAGCCTGCTCGCGATAGCGGTGTATCAGTTACAGGTATTTCACTGATACACCGCTATCGCGAGCAGGCTCGCTTCCACCAGGCTCGTTTCCACAATGGGTATTCACTCGGAACGCAAAATCACCGTCATCCGCTCATCCGCCAGGGTCGAGCCGAACACCTCGGCGTAGCGCAAGGTGGCGTTGGCATGTTCGCGCATGATCGCCTCGGCCCGAGCCCCCTGGCGATGGATCAGCGCGTCGAACACCGAGTGGTGCTGCATGTGGGCATAGTTGAAGCGCCGAAACTCGCCGGCCATGTTCTGCCGATCCACCGCCAGGGCGGTGACTGAGGCGAACGGCAGATGATCGTTGCGGGCCAGTGCATCGGCAATGGCCGGGTTGTGGCTGCCTTCGACGATCACCTGGTGAAAGCGCATGTTGAGGTCGTGGTAGACCTCCAGGTCTTCCTCGGTCACGTAGCCCTTGGCGAACAGTCCATCGCCCTGTATCAGGCATTGTTCGAGGGTGGCACGGGCCTGTGCATCCAGGCCTCGTTCGGCGGTCTGACGCGCCGCCAGGCCTTCCAGCACCCCGCGCACTTCCACCGCGCCGGCGATGTCCTCGGCACTGACCGAACGCACCTGGAACCCACGCCCGCCGAAGCGCACCAGCAGGCCCTCCTGCTCCAGGGTCCTGAACGCCATGCGCACCGGCATCCGCGACACGCCGAACCGCTGCGCCGTGGGAATTTCCATCAACCGCTCACCCGCCGCCAGCTCGCCAGAGGCAATCATTCTGCGCAACGCAACCAGCACCGTTTGGCCGGGCTTACTCATCCGGATACTTCCAGGCAAAAGAGACCGCCATAGTAAAAGCAAAACCCCGTGGGAGCGAGCTTGCTCGCGATGGCGGTGGATCAGCCACTGAAGAATCGACTGATAGACCGCTTTCGCGAGCAGGCTCGCTCCCACAGGGGATGATGGCCAGACGCAGAATGTGTGCGCATTGAAGAACCAGTGTGGGAGCGAGCCTGCTCGCGATGGCTATGGATCAGCCACTGAAGAATCGACTGATAGACCGCTTTCGCGAGCAAGCCCGCTCCCACAGGTTTTGCGTGTGTGCTTAAGCGAGTGTCGCCCGCAGGATCGACTCGTCTTCGCCGCGGTACAGCGCCTCGACTTTCGCCGCCCGCCACTGCAACACCGCCCGCTGGTTGATGGAGCCCTTGTCGGTGATTTCGCCGCGGTCGATGGACGCCGGTTCATCGAGCAGCGCGATCCATTCGACCCGGCTGGCGTTGCCGTTGGCGCCGTGGTTGAGGCGTTGCAGCCAGTCGGCGAACCATTGGCGGACCGGGGCGCTGGCGAGTACCTGGGCATCGCTGGCGTCCGCTGGCAGGCCCGACAAGCGTCGGCACTCGGGAAGCCGCGGGAACACCAGGGCGCCCAGGCATTCGCGATCCGGCGCGGTCACCACCAGGTCCTGGACGTAGGGCGTGCCTTCCAGCACCGCACGGTTGCGCAGCGGCCCGACGCTGACGAACACGCCGGAGGACAGCTTGAAGTCCTCGGCAATCCGCCCATCGAACATCAACCCCAACTGCGGGTTAGCCGGATCGGCCAACTTGATCGCATCGCCCGAGCAATAGAAACCGTCCTCGTCAAACACCTCGGCCGTCTGCTGCGGGGAGCGCCAGTAGCCAGGCATGATGTGCGGCCCGCGAAAGCGGCCTTCGAACTTGCCGTCCACCGGCACCAGTCGCACTTCGCAACCCGGCGCCGGCAGCCCGATGTAACCAGCCATGGACAACGGCCCGGTGGTGAAGGTGCAGGACGGAGACGCTTCGGTCATCCCCAGCCCGGCCATCATGCGGATGCGTTCGCCGCAATGCTGTTCGGCGACTTTGTCGAGCCGGTCCCAGGTGCTCTGCGACAGGCCGGCGGCGGCGAAGAAGAACAGGCTGACGCGCTTGAAGAAGCGCTCGCGCAATTCGCCATCCCGCTCCAGGGCGCTGACCAGCTCTTCCCAGCCCTTGGGCACGGTCAGGTAGGCGGTCGGCGAAATCTCCTTGAGGTTGCGCAAGGTTTCGGCGAAACCCTGGGCGGTGGGCTTGCCGTCATCCAGGTAGAACGTGCCGCCGTTGTACAACACGATGCCGACGTTGTGACTGCCGCCAAAGGTGTGGTTCCACGGCAACCAGTCCACCAGCACCGGCGGTGCTTCGCCGAACACCGGAAAGGTCTGCAACAGCATCTGCTGGTTGGCACAGAGCATGCGCTGGGTGGTGACCACGGCCTTGGGCAGTTTGGTTGAGCCTGAGGTGAAGAGAAACTTGGCGATGCTGTCGGGGCCGGTCGCGGCGAAGGCACGCTCGGCTTCGGCAGCGCCGGGTTGCGCCAACAGGCTGGCGAAGCTTGCGCGGGAGCGCCCCGCCATCTCGCCGTTCACGGTGATCAGCGGCACATTCGCCGGCAACACCGCATTGACCGCACGCTCGAACGGCGCCGCCTGGCTGACGAATACCAACCCCGGCTGCAGCAGGTCGCAGACATGCCGCAGCTTGGCAAAATCCTGGGACAACAAGGAATAGGCCGGCGACACCGGGCAATAGGGAATCCCGGCGTACATCGCGCCGAGGGCCATCTGCAGGTGTTCGATGTCATTGCCTGAAAGCAATGCCAGGGGTTTGTCGGCCGACAATCCATAAGCCAGCAGGCCCTGGGCAATGGCGCGGACGCTGTCGAGCATCTCGGCATAGCTGACCCTACGCCAGTCGCCGCCATTCTGCCGGGCGGCGATAAAGGTCTGTTGCGGGCGCACCTGGGCCCAATGCACCAGGCGGTCGAGCAAGCGCGCCGGCAACGGGGCCAGGGCTTCCAGGGAGCGCATGTGCAAGATGCCCTGCTTCTCACTGACCTCAACCGCGGGGTGACCAATCGACACCTGGCGATACCGCCCGGAGCCGGGTTGGGAGGACGATCTGAACTCGGAACTCACGTACATTTCCTCCACCAAGGCACACTCGGGTCGCGCGATGCGAGTGGAGTGTGGCAGCGTCTGGCTGCGACCTTGTTATTGTTATGTCTGGCCTGCACCGGGGCGGCGATTTTCGAGACTCAGCCGCCCACAATGCGATGGATATCAGATCGGGTAATGCCGGGGACCGTTCTGCAATGTCACCCAACGCAACTGGGTGAAATGCTCGATGGACGCCTTGCCGCCAAAACTGCCGTAACCGCTGGACTTGACTCCGCCGAAGGGCATCTGCGCCTCGTCATGCACGGTCGGCCCGTTGATATGGCAGATGCCCGACTCGATCCGTTGGGCCAGGGCCAGGGCCCGGCTGGTGTCGCGACTGAAAATGGCCGCTGACAGGCCGAATTCGGAATCGTTGGCCAGGCGCAGCAAGGCTTCGTCACCGCTGCCGCGCA belongs to Pseudomonas sp. B21-028 and includes:
- a CDS encoding LysE family translocator, with the translated sequence MDQLLPFALFAFVASITPGPTNILVLSHSSRFGLPTTVPIILGACAAAALLVLLVGTGLGDVLARHATMQTALSWAGIAWLSWMAWQIFSAPAQAIDPDQPVDGPRLGLVGAAGLQLVNPKTWMMALAVVSVFAGAEADRTVRVLWLSLAFFAISIPCMSIWAYLGLGAARFCRSAVAMGRFNRTMALLLLASAWLTLLV
- a CDS encoding AraC family transcriptional regulator yields the protein MTSRNWIDLKQDASSGIETVRAHFEGHAYDPHWHDAYLVGVTEEGVQQFHCRRQQHNSTPGKVFLLEPGELHDGHAPQVGGFTYRTLYLEPHWLERELRSLFDVAPDNAQLGFAATLADDARLANATALAFQSLHDQEIRIVRQTALDSLLANLTQHLHWRARINPDPRLPLVAQRARDYLHSHLNEDIGLDDLARVTGVDRFRLTRAFKAAFGLAPHAYLIQLRLARARRLLARGESAVAVAAQLGFADQSHLGRWFQRAYRLSPADYRKRCSIVPD
- a CDS encoding heme-binding protein, translated to MKTKAVLTEQDVAQLLVAAKELAHQRQWAVSVCVVDDGGHPLGLLRLDGASPLSSYIATEKARTAAMSRRDSKFFEDMINEGRYAFLSAPHLHGMLEGGVSIRHDGQCIGAIGVSGVKSEQDAELARLALEAVLPALVPDP
- a CDS encoding aromatic ring-hydroxylating dioxygenase subunit alpha, producing the protein MYPKNAWYVACTPDEIAEKPLGRQICGEKMVFYRGHEGKVAAVEDFCPHRGAPLSLGYVENGNLVCGYHGLVMGCDGKTVEMPGQRVRGFPCNKTFAVQERHGFIWVWPGDQALADPALIHPLEWAENEEWAYGGGLFHIQCDYRLMIDNLMDLTHETYVHASSIGQKEIDEAPPVTTVEGDEVVTARHMENIMAPPFWRMALRGNNLADDVPVDRWQICRFTPPSHVMIEVGVAHAGNGGYHAAPQFKASSIVVDFITPETETSIWYFWGMARHFQPKDEALTANIREGQGKIFSEDLEMLERQQRNLLDHPQRNLLKLNIDAGGVQSRRVLERWIAREREAQAGLIASTHQPQPVEQRS
- a CDS encoding PDR/VanB family oxidoreductase, yielding MIEVQVAARHNEALDICSYELTPVDGQPLPAFTAGAHIDVHLPGGVIRQYSLCNHPEERHRYLIGVLKDPASRGGSSSLHEQILPGARLFISEPRNLFPLAAQARRHLLFAGGIGITPILAMAEHLAQTGAAFELHYCARSLERAAFVERLRQAPYADRVFLHFDEAPETALDAARVLAAPSEDVHLYVCGPGGFMQHVLDTARAQGWQDTCLHREYFAAAPTDTRADGSFTVKLASSGQVFEIPKDRSVVQVLESHGIEIPISCEQGVCGTCLTRVLEGVPEHRDMFLTEAEQACNDQFTPCCSRSKTPLLVLDL
- a CDS encoding GntR family transcriptional regulator, producing the protein MSKPGQTVLVALRRMIASGELAAGERLMEIPTAQRFGVSRMPVRMAFRTLEQEGLLVRFGGRGFQVRSVSAEDIAGAVEVRGVLEGLAARQTAERGLDAQARATLEQCLIQGDGLFAKGYVTEEDLEVYHDLNMRFHQVIVEGSHNPAIADALARNDHLPFASVTALAVDRQNMAGEFRRFNYAHMQHHSVFDALIHRQGARAEAIMREHANATLRYAEVFGSTLADERMTVILRSE
- a CDS encoding feruloyl-CoA synthase, translating into MSSEFRSSSQPGSGRYRQVSIGHPAVEVSEKQGILHMRSLEALAPLPARLLDRLVHWAQVRPQQTFIAARQNGGDWRRVSYAEMLDSVRAIAQGLLAYGLSADKPLALLSGNDIEHLQMALGAMYAGIPYCPVSPAYSLLSQDFAKLRHVCDLLQPGLVFVSQAAPFERAVNAVLPANVPLITVNGEMAGRSRASFASLLAQPGAAEAERAFAATGPDSIAKFLFTSGSTKLPKAVVTTQRMLCANQQMLLQTFPVFGEAPPVLVDWLPWNHTFGGSHNVGIVLYNGGTFYLDDGKPTAQGFAETLRNLKEISPTAYLTVPKGWEELVSALERDGELRERFFKRVSLFFFAAAGLSQSTWDRLDKVAEQHCGERIRMMAGLGMTEASPSCTFTTGPLSMAGYIGLPAPGCEVRLVPVDGKFEGRFRGPHIMPGYWRSPQQTAEVFDEDGFYCSGDAIKLADPANPQLGLMFDGRIAEDFKLSSGVFVSVGPLRNRAVLEGTPYVQDLVVTAPDRECLGALVFPRLPECRRLSGLPADASDAQVLASAPVRQWFADWLQRLNHGANGNASRVEWIALLDEPASIDRGEITDKGSINQRAVLQWRAAKVEALYRGEDESILRATLA